In a single window of the Pocillopora verrucosa isolate sample1 chromosome 4, ASM3666991v2, whole genome shotgun sequence genome:
- the LOC131785191 gene encoding proline-rich protein PRCC: protein MSLVAYGSSGDEESDEELQSNQDDVKHPSLISEKSDPGRGKGLVLPKPTQEKNTSNSSTSLSGKTGLSSFLPKPKNVSNLEREAVYNHGSSDNKNLPINLEGMADDEEILEIEEEYEPIAKRAKKVDNFDGDEKPRSVGSLFSLLPAPWKADSTWQRKKKDGKASVAEDRKLKQPVKISIPTAPKTDSDDEDDTPAAKKLGPSKEGSGLKALLPKPKHSITRRADNPNKPAVKLTSRPLIPHTLTKKPTPAQERKTEKMVKKRQDEETVSEDEDEPVSFFTFNDKIEIKSDEKVQTLQSEDTESMTSFNVAAIERPNPLSLSLSQDQIPSSTNMSQSSAKHVDEATHPVVDDTSAQAAFSSEEISSQKELETKTYYYDQQSEQSQEYGGYSAVDNSYYANYNYNASSSASHPYYNQETESYTHMYPTSATGVVQGQGSQADQTQLDLEKMKKLKGRRNRGEEINIVDINADDQIGNSAEMLTKYGTEEIAYAPSRKKKDMPTAQQRRKHQITYLAYQAKERELELRQQWSANRQTRRQTQSKYGF from the exons ATGTCGCTCGTCGCCTACGGGAGCAGCGGAGATGAAGAGAGCGACGAAGAACTACAAAGCAATCAAGATGATGTTAAACATCCCTCTCTCATCTCCGAAAAAAGTGATCCCGGTAGAGGAAAGGGTTTGGTTCTTCCTAAACCGACGCAAGAGAAGAATACATCGAATTCTTCTACCAGTTTAAGTGGGAAAACCGGATTATCTTCATTTCTACCAAAGCCTAAAAATGTGAGCAACCTCGAAAGAGAAGCTGTCTACAACCACGGTTCCTCTGATAACAAGAACCTTCCTATTAACTTGGAAGGGATGGCGGATGATGAGGAGATTTTGGAAATCGAAGAAGAGTATGAGCCAATTGCAAAAAGAGCGAAGAAGGTCGACAATTTTGATGGAGATGAGAAGCCGAGGTCTGTAGGCAGCCTTTTCTCTCTTTTACCCGCACCTTGGAAAGCAGACAGCACCtggcaaaggaaaaagaaggatGGTAAAGCGTCTGTGGCTGAGGATAGAAAATTAAAGCAACCAGTCAAAATTTCTATCCCCACTGCACCTAAG ACTGATtctgatgatgaagatgatacGCCAGCAGCAAAGAAACTTGGACCATCAAAG GAAGGATCAGGACTCAAAGCACTTCTTCCCAAACCCAAGCACAGTATCACACGGAGGGCAGACAACCCAAACAAACCTGCTGTTAAATTAACAAGCAGGCCATTGATACCCCACACGTTGACAAAGAAACCAACCCCAGCACAGgagaggaaaacagaaaaaatggtTAAGAAGAGACAAGATGAAGAAACTGTcagtgaagatgaagatgagCCTGTAAGCTTTTTTACATTCAATGACAAAATTGAGATCAAATCTGACGAAAAAGTACAAACTCTTCAGAGTGAGGATACTGAGTCAATGACAAGTTTCAATGTTGCAGCAATAGAAAGGCCAAATCCTctttcattatcattgtcaCAAGATCAGATACCATCAAGTACTAACATGTCTCAAAGCAGTGCAAAGCATGTGGATGAAGCAACACATCCTGTTGTAGATGACACAAGTGCTCAGGCTGCTTTCTCAAGTGAGGAAATCTCTTCTCAGAAGGAGCTGGAAACTAAGACTTACTATTATGATCAACAAAGTGAGCAAAGCCAGGAATACGGAGGATATTCTGCTGTTGATAATAGCTATTAT GCAAATTATAACTATAATGCAAGCTCTTCTGCCAGTCACCCTTATTATAATCAAGAGACTGAAAGCTACACTCATATGTACCCTACAAGTGCTACAGGTGTTGTCCAGGGTCAAGGCAGTCAGGCTGACCAGACACAACTCGATCTAGAGAAG atGAAGAAACTCAAAGGAAGAAGAAATCGTGGCGAAGAAATCAACATAGTTGATATTAATGCTGACGATCAAATAGGGAACTCAGCTGAGATGTTGACGAAATACGGAACCGAAGAAATTGCGTATGCACCTTCTCGG aaaaagaaagacatgcCAACAGCtcaacaaagaagaaaacatcaGATCACTTATTTGGCTTATCAG GCTAAAGAGAGAGAGCTGGAATTACGCCAACAGTGGTCGGCTAATCGACAGACTCGCAGACAAACTCAGTCAAAGTATGGATTTTAA
- the LOC131785190 gene encoding cartilage oligomeric matrix protein — MKEHMLLLILLVASCWKSTTALEIKVLSSVFEKSISPLDYNVRTIFTPERRKAYLFGNAIKIIRADEELLNELIFNIESSTEFIIKTRFRIFASPGGVLFSIVHRQRKLFLLELSSKGSGDKTKLIFKYRSTNDTTEAVAFKEVGSLVDRGYHTVVIRITDVKDNGKKISALSLFVDCQFAGRVDTKSAISDIFSYRGTLLSLLDFRIAQRGFGSKSNSKWRGAIESLSFIFKRPLDSVLGGPDCESAVKEGVKAPQPPEINDISVITHEVATELMGLIRDIRYDLSMQVAEIKYLRRLVENCQMCRVQDFCRFKPCFPGVPCFNDPSTVKGFECGECPLGMIGDGVNCSDVDECHEEDPCAKDVGVICQNRSPGYWCPPCPKGYSGKEIHGIGLYFARNNKQICVDIDECAETPRKCAEQSRCNNSPGSYDCSPCPEGFTGDPRHACYHLSYCDPNDPRSNPCNQHAKCIRLQSGRNYKCECRPGYAGEGHLCAEDGDLDGFPDIELNCTKKICRKDNCPRIPNLDQKDLDEDGIGDVCDEDLDGDNVNNDVDNCPHHYNAGQSNVDGDPFGDECDNCPYVTNKFQGDIDKDGIGDVCDKDVDGDGVLNSQDNCPVIYNPKQEDRDGDTVGDKCDNCPSTMNSKQIDRDSDGLGNNCDLNRDDDNDGVDDMIDNCRGVTNPDQIDNDQDQQGDACDDDDDDDGVPDRIDNCQLVPNPTQRDLNGNGLGDPCDGDFDGDKIPDYEDACSINHHVTHTDFTNLIKIDLSPTERQSRPPIWAVDGTGTKVSEEENSDPGIAVGNVRFNGVDFNGTLRVSTKHDDDFVGLVFSYQNNRQFYVISWKQEDQVYWEMQPFRAKAVKGIQIKLIDSKTGPGFALRNALWHSGDVDGESKEIWRDSKERAWMDETDHEFRLMHRPSIGLIKLVVYAEGEIVVDTGYIIDKTLKGGKVGMYVFSQGQVLWKNLSYRCSETIPEDYQAL, encoded by the exons ATGAAGGAGCATATGTTATTATTGATTCTCCTAGTCGCGTCATGTTGGAAATCCACAACTGCTTTGG AAATAAAGGTACTGTCGTCTGTATTCGAAAAATCAATCAGCCCTTTGGACTATAACGTACGAACAATCTTCACGCCAGAGAGAAGAAAGGCGTACCTCTTTGGAAATGCCATTAAAATTATCCGAGCTGACGAGGAACTTTTGAACGAACTTATATTTAATATTGAATCAAGTACGGAGTTCATTATCAAAACTCGCTTCCGTATCTTTGCAAGCCCAGGGGGTGTTCTTTTCTCTATTGTACACCGTCAAAGAAAGCTGTTTCTTCTGGAGTTGTCTTCCAAGGGATCTGGcgataaaacaaaacttatatTCAAGTACAGATCGACCAATGACACGACCGAGGCTGTCGCATTCAAAGAAGTTGGGTCTTTGGTGGATCGTGGTTATCACACGGTGGTTATTCGCATCACAGATGTCAAagacaatggaaaaaaaatttcggcGCTGTCTCTTTTCGTGGATTGTCAGTTTGCTGGCCGAGTTGACACTAAATCGGCCATCTCGGACATCTTCTCCTATAGAGGCACATTGCTCTCATTGTTGGATTTCCGCATTGCGCAAAGAGGATTTGGATCCAAATCCAACTCGAAGTGGAGG GGCGCCATAGAATCGCTTTCATTCATCTTCAAACGCCCCTTGGACAGTGTCCTTGGTGGACCAGACTGTGAAAGCGCTGTTAAGGAGGGAG TGAAAGCTCCTCAGCCACCGGAGATTAACGATATAAGCGTAATTACTCATGAAGTGGCTACTGAATTGATGGGCCTCATACGGGATATTCGATACGACTTATCCATGCAG GTGGCTGAAATCAAGTACTTGAGAAGGCTTGTGGAAAACTGTCAAATGTGTCGAG TCCAAGACTTCTGCCGTTTTAAACCATGTTTTCCTGGCGTACCTTGTTTCAACGATCCATCTACAGTTAAAGGATTTGAATGCGGAGAGTGCCCACTTGGAATGATTGGAGATGGTGTCAACTGTTCAGATGTTGATGAG TGTCATGAAGAAGACCCTTGCGCCAAAGACGTTGGGGTGATCTGCCAGAATCGAAGTCCCGGATATTGGTGTCCTCCATGTCCTAAAGGTTACTCAGGCAAAGAGATTCATGGGATAGGGTTGTACTTCGCTAGGAACAACAAACAG ATTTGCGTGGATATTGATGAATGCGCAGAGACTCCACGTAAATGTGCTGAACAGTCCAGGTGCAATAACAGCCCG GGATCATACGATTGTTCGCCTTGTCCTGAGGGATTTACCGGTGATCCAAGACACGCATGTTACCATCTGAGTTACTGCGATCCAAACGATCCCAGAAGCAATCCTTGCAATCAGCATGCAAAATGCATTCGACTTCAGAGCGGTCGAAACTACAAGTGCGAG tgcCGTCCTGGTTATGCGGGAGAAGGTCACTTGTGTGCAGAGGACGGTGATTTAGACGGTTTTCCAGATATTGAACTAAACTGCACAAAAAAGATATGTCGTAAG GATAACTGTCCGCGAATACCAAATCTAGATCAGAAGGACCTCGATGAGGACGGAATAGGTGACGTATGTGACGAAGACCTGGACGGAGACAACGTTAACAACGATGTG GATAATTGTCCCCATCATTATAACGCAGGACAAAGCAACGTCGATGGCGATCCATTTGGCGACGAATGCGACAATTGTCCTTACGTCACCAACAAGTTCCAGGGCGATATTGACAAAGATGGAATAGGCGACGTATGCGACAAAGACGTGGATGGAGATG GCGTATTAAACTCCCAAGATAACTGTCCAGTTATCTACAATCCAAAGCAAGAAGACAGAGATGGAGACACAGTTGGTGACAAGTGCGACAACTGCCCCTCGACAATGAACAGCAAACAG ATTGACAGAGACAGCGATGGACTGGGAAATAACTGTGACTTGAACAGAGATGACGATAACGACGGCGTGGATGACATGATCGATAACTGCAGAGGAGTTACCAACCCAGACCAGATAGATAACGACCAAGATCAGCAAG GTGATGCCtgtgatgacgatgacgatgatgacggAGTTCCGGATAGAATTGATAACTGTCAACTGGTACCCAATCCTACTCAGCGAGATTTGAATG GAAACGGTCTCGGAGACCCCTGTGATGGCGATTTCGATGGCGATAAGATCCCGGATTATGAGGATGCGTGCTCGATTAATCATCATGTGACCCACACAGACTTTACCAACCTGATAAAAATTGATCTTAGTCCAACTGAACGCCAAAGCAGGCCACCCATCTGGGCGGTGGATGGGACG GGCACTAAAGTATCAGAAGAAGAGAACAGTGATCCGGGGATTGCTGTCG GGAATGTTCGGTTTAACGGTGTGGATTTCAACGGAACACTTCGAGTTTCAACAAAACACGATGACGATTTCGTGGGATTAGTGTTCAGTTACCAAAACAACCGACAGTTCTACGTCATATCATGGAAACAGGAAGATCAAGTGTACTGGGAAATGCAACCGTTTAGGGCAAAAGCAGTAAAAGGAATACAAATTAAG CTTATTGATTCTAAAACTGGTCCTGGATTTGCTCTCAGAAATGCACTGTGGCATTCTGGTGACGTAGATGGAGAA AGTAAAGAAATTTGGCGAGACAGCAAGGAAAGAGCATGGATGGACGAAACAGATCATGAATTTAGGCTGATGCACAGACCGTCCATTGGACTAATAAA ACTGGTCGTTTATGCTGAAGGCGAGATAGTAGTGGATACCGGATATATAATTGACAAGACTCTCAAAGGCGGCAAAGTCGGGATGTATGTGTTTTCACAAGGGCAAGTGCTGTGGAAAAATCTTTCATACAGATGTAGTG AAACTATCCCAGAAGATTACCAGGCTCTTTGA